Proteins from a genomic interval of Ghiorsea bivora:
- the tatA gene encoding twin-arginine translocase TatA/TatE family subunit — protein MFGLGTTELILILVIVMVLFGAKKLPALGEGLAKGIKSFRTNISIDEKDKDDDKTIDVEVSSTEKQKDKKSS, from the coding sequence ATGTTTGGTTTAGGAACAACGGAATTAATCTTAATATTGGTAATCGTCATGGTATTATTTGGCGCGAAAAAATTACCAGCTTTGGGCGAAGGGCTTGCTAAAGGTATTAAGAGCTTTAGAACCAATATTTCTATCGATGAAAAAGATAAAGATGATGATAAAACCATTGATGTAGAAGTATCTTCTACTGAAAAACAAAAGGATAAAAAATCATCGTAA